The sequence below is a genomic window from Longimicrobiaceae bacterium.
CCCCCAACGACCAGAGCGAGGCGCAGGCGAAGGAGGAGATGGACAAGCTCCAGTCCATGCCGAAGGGGAAGGACTGGGACAAGTCCTACATCGACTACGAGGTCGGCTACCACAAGGCAGTCCTCGAGACGGCGACGAAGGCGCTCGGCGTGGCACAGAATCAGGAGTTGAAGGACCTGATCAAGAAGGCAGCGCCGGTCATCCAGCACCATCTCGACCGCGCCGAAGCGATCCAGAAGAAGCAGGGGAGCTGAGCGGAGAGGAGCGACCGAACGGACCGGCAGAAGGGGTCGCGTCGATGGCGGGTAGGCAGACCGCCTGTCCCGAACAACCGCGTATTCGGGTATGTTCCACCTTGTGGGGATTACAAGGCCGATCCCAACCGCGAAGGACTCTCGAAGATGGCGGAAGTGAATGACATGACCGAGCCGATCCTGCGTTCCGACCTGCGCTGCCCGCACTGCGCGCACACGGAGACCTTGTCGATGCCAACGGATGCCTGCGTGTTCTTCCACGAGTGCGCGGTCTGCCACAGCATCATCCGTCCAAACGCGGGTGATTGCTGCGTCTTCTGCTCGTTCGGCTCCGTCGTTTGTCCGCCGATGCAGGGTGGTGCGAGCGACTGTTGTGCCCCTGCGGCGATCCCGTCGCGAACGCCCGGAGTGACACGATGAATCGAACGGCCCAGGCGTTGTCGCGGTACGCCGGCGGTGCCGGTGCCGTCGCCGCGAGCTGCGCCGCGCTCTGCTGCGCGGGTGCGCCGATCATCCTCAGCGTTCTCGCCGCCACGGGCCTCAGCTTCCTGCGCACGGACGCCATCCTCGTCCCGGTCATCGGCGTCGCGCTGGTGATCACGCTCTGGGGATTCTGGACGGGCCGGCGCGTTCACGGCTCTTCCGGCCCGTTCGCGCTTGGCGTCGTCGGCAGCGTTGCGCTCGTCGCCGGCGTCGTGTTCGTGCACGGTGTGCCGGCGAAGGTGCTGATCGGCGCGGGCGCACTGATCCTGCTGGCCGCGACGCTCTGGAACGCGCGCCTGCCACACGCGTGTGACGTGCCCGTGCAGCTCGAGCGCTCGACGGCGTGACGACTCCGGCGCGCGAGCATTGACCATCTCTCCACTTGCCCGCTCCATCGCCCTCTTCGTCGCCGCGGGCCTCGCGGAGGTGGGCGGGGGCTACCTGGTCTGGCGATGGCTGCGCGACGGGCGAGGGGTCCTCGTGGGACTGATCGGTGGAGCGGTGCTGTTCCTCTACGGCGTGATCCCGACCTATCAGACCGAGTCGTTCGGGCGCACCTACGCAGCGTATGGGGGATTCTTCGTGGCGCTCTCGCTGCTCTGGGGCTGGGGAGTCGAGGGGCGTCGTCCGGATGCGCCGGACTTTGTCGGGGCACTCATCTGCCTCGCGGGCGTCGGCGTCATCATGTACTGGCCGCGATCGTGACCGGCGCCGGCGGTTCAGCGTTACGCACCGTACATGCGTCCCAGGGGCCGCGGAACGATCCCCTGTCGTCGGAGGTCCCGTGGAGTACACGCCGGAGTGTACCTGCGGCGCGGCGGCGCAGCCGGGGACGCGCTTGCGCGGTGCCGCCAGCCGACGTACAAAGAGGGGAGTGACGGGCCGCGGTCGCGCCGGGCGCGGCGCCGCATCACTTCCCTTCAGCTGTAGCCAGCTGCAGCAGCGGAGCCGGGCCATGCCGACGATCACGACGCGCGACGGAACCGAGATCTTCTACAAGGCGTGGGGCAGGGGCCAGCCGATCGTCTTCCACCACGGGTGGCCGCTCAGCGCGGACGACTGGGACGGACAGATGATGTTCTTCCTGCAGCGCGGGTACCGCGTCGTCGCGCACGACCGCCGCGGGCACGGGCGCTCGACCCAGACCTGGACCGGGAACGACATGGACACCTACGCCGCCGACGTCGCGGAGCTCACCGCGACGCTCGACCTCCGCGAGGCGATCCACATCGGCCACTCCACCGGCGGCGGCGAGGTGGCGCGCTACGTGGCGCGCCACGGCAAGGGCCGCGTGGCCAAGGCGGTGCTGATCAGCGCGGTGGCGCCGATCATGGTCAGGACCGACGCGAATCCCGGCGGGCTGCCCATCAGCGTCTTCGACGAGCTCCGAACCAACACGGCCTTCAACCGCGCGCAGTTCTACCTGGATTTCACCATCCCCTTCTACGGCTACAACCGCCCCGGCGCGAAGGTGTCGGAGGGCGTGCGCCAGAACTGGTGGCGGCAGGGGATGATGGGGAGCGTGCAGGCC
It includes:
- a CDS encoding GDCCVxC domain-containing (seleno)protein, whose amino-acid sequence is MTEPILRSDLRCPHCAHTETLSMPTDACVFFHECAVCHSIIRPNAGDCCVFCSFGSVVCPPMQGGASDCCAPAAIPSRTPGVTR
- a CDS encoding alpha/beta hydrolase, coding for MPTITTRDGTEIFYKAWGRGQPIVFHHGWPLSADDWDGQMMFFLQRGYRVVAHDRRGHGRSTQTWTGNDMDTYAADVAELTATLDLREAIHIGHSTGGGEVARYVARHGKGRVAKAVLISAVAPIMVRTDANPGGLPISVFDELRTNTAFNRAQFYLDFTIPFYGYNRPGAKVSEGVRQNWWRQGMMGSVQA
- a CDS encoding YnfA family protein translates to MTISPLARSIALFVAAGLAEVGGGYLVWRWLRDGRGVLVGLIGGAVLFLYGVIPTYQTESFGRTYAAYGGFFVALSLLWGWGVEGRRPDAPDFVGALICLAGVGVIMYWPRS
- a CDS encoding MerC domain-containing protein; this encodes MNRTAQALSRYAGGAGAVAASCAALCCAGAPIILSVLAATGLSFLRTDAILVPVIGVALVITLWGFWTGRRVHGSSGPFALGVVGSVALVAGVVFVHGVPAKVLIGAGALILLAATLWNARLPHACDVPVQLERSTA